One Esox lucius isolate fEsoLuc1 chromosome 1, fEsoLuc1.pri, whole genome shotgun sequence genomic region harbors:
- the barx2 gene encoding homeobox protein BarH-like 2 produces the protein MHCQTELRLSSPGQLKAARRRYKTFMIDEILSKETCDYFEKLSLYSVCPSIIVRPKPLHSCSGSSSLRTYPLLSVITRQPNLPAHLSQPSSPGHVPHLPLLSPQHHSRVSDPSPSETTVSISSESDTEHSTPRLKKPRRSRTIFTELQLMGLEKKFQKQKYLSTPDRLDLAQSLGLTQLQVKTWYQNRRMKWKKMVLKGGQEAPTKPKGRPKKNSIPTTEEIEAEERMARLAEEEKRRRAADEALAHRESLQSEPQDLSTPASATETHNPTVVSKGQENQDQPLMMHSETLAAS, from the exons ATGCACTGTCAAACCGAGTTAAGACTCTCCTCCCCCGGGCAGCTGAAAGCAGCCAGGCGGCGCTACAAGACTTTTATGATTGACGAAATTCTTTCCAAGGAAACTTGTGATTATTTTGAAAAGCTTTCTCTTTACTCAGTATGCCCTTCAATCATCGTTCGGCCTAAACCTCTGCACTCATGTTCGG GATCCTCCTCACTGCGGACCTACCCTCTACTCTCAGTCATCACACGGCAGCCCAATCTACCCGCTCACCTCTCCCAGCCCTCCTCCCCGGGCCATGTACCCCACCTGCCTCTGCTTTCCCCCCAGCACCACTCACGGGTCTCTGACCCCTCCCCCAGTGAGACAACCGTCAGTATCAGCAGTGAGTCAGACACAGAGCACAGTACCCCCAGGCTGAAGAAGCCAAGACGCAGTCGCACAATATTCACAGAATTGCAGCTCATGGGCCTGGAGAAGAAATTCCAGAAGCAGAAGTATCTCTCCACCCCTGATAG GCTAGATCTGGCCCAGTCCCTTGGTCTTACACAACTTCAGGTGAAGACCTGGTATCAGAACAGAAGGATGAAGTGGAAAAAAATG GTGCTAAAGGGAGGACAGGAGGCCCCCACCAAACCTAAGGGCCGGCCCAAGAAGAACTCTATCCCCACCACGGAGGAGATtgaggcagaggagaggatGGCCAGGCTGGCtgaagaggaaaagaggaggaggGCAGCTGATGAGGCCTTGGCCCACAGAGAGTCTCTACAGTCAGAACCTCAGGATCTGAGTACTCCTGCCAGTGCAACAGAGACCCATAATCCCACAGTAGTGAGCAAGGGTCAAGAGAACCAAGACCAGCCTCTCATGATGCATTCAGAGACACTAGCAGCCAGCTAA